In Triticum aestivum cultivar Chinese Spring chromosome 5B, IWGSC CS RefSeq v2.1, whole genome shotgun sequence, the following proteins share a genomic window:
- the LOC123117037 gene encoding probable calcium-binding protein CML41 encodes MANVSVSKPAKRLAGKSSFRLGLPLLCGRSDVASPGAAPARSSSSRRSSGTGSSRKSELRRIFQHFDRDNDGKISGAELSAFFASMGDDLTVPSSSSGEGYLLDFAGFVALMERGEGSQEEDLRRAFEVFNAVDQPAGRITARGLRRVLAQLGDDRSVADCEAMIRAYDVDGDGGLDFHEFQRMMS; translated from the coding sequence ATGGCGAACGTGAGCGTCTCCAAGCCGGCCAAGCGCCTGGCGGGCAAGAGCAGCTTCAGGCTCGGCCTGCCGCTGCTCTGCGGCCGGTCTGACGTGGCGAGCCCCGGTGCTGCCCCCGCTCGGTCGTCGTCGAGCAGGAGGTCGTCCGGCACCGGCAGCAGCAGGAAGTCGGAGCTGCGCAGGATCTTCCAGCACTTCGACAGGGACAACGACGGGAAGATCTCCGGCGCAGAGCTGAGCGCCTTCTTCGCGTCCATGGGCGACGACCTGACGGTGCCGTCCTCGTCGTCGGGAGAAGGGTACCTGCTGGACTTCGCCGGGTTCGTGGCGctgatggagaggggggagggCAGCCAGGAGGAGGACCTGAGGAGGGCGTTTGAGGTGTTCAACGCCGTGGATCAGCCCGCCGGGAGGATCACGGCCAGGGGGCTGCGGCGGGTGCTCGCCCAGCTCGGTGACGACCGGTCCGTCGCCGACTGCGAGGCCATGATACGGGCCTACGacgtcgacggcgacggcggcctcgACTTCCATGAGTTCCAGAGGATGATGAGCTAG